The DNA window ATTGACAACCTCTGGAAAGTTTGAGACCGTTTCTTTTTTACCAACAATTAAAAAAAGGATATTTCATGCCCTACGAGAACAGTCCGATTTTTACAGATGAGACCCCGGGTAAAAAGTTTTTCTGCACCTGCGGGGAATCCGCAAACAAACCATATTGTGATGGTTCGCACAGTGCAAAAAATACCGGTAAATCTCCCAAAGAATTTACCATAGAAGAAGCTCGAAGATATGTTGTTTGTGACTGCGGACGTACTGGAAACTCTCCTTTCTGTGACGGTACTCACTCTAGAATTTAAGTGAGAGGTTGGCCTGGCCACTCTAGTTTTCCAAAAGTTTATTTGGCACGACTTTTCAGGCTTGTAAAGTTTTTTTACCTGAGTACCGGCTATGTCAATTATTCTTGTCATAAATGCTTTTTCCCTACCCACCACATCAGCCGTACAATCCTTTTGTTATGTATAAGTTAGGTTGATTTTTTCAGGTTGGAACATTTTGGCAACGACATTGCACTCATATGGATCAACGAAAATATTGATCTTTCAGGAGAGATGTCATGTTCTACGATGTGAAGATTATGAATTCTCAAGGAAAAGTTGAAAAAATTGTTCCAGCCCATGAACTCAGTAAATCGTATTGGAAAAAAAATTTCAGGCTGAAGAAACGAATAAAAGCCTCAATGCAACAGCAAGAAAACAGGTCCCTGGCTGGGTAAAGAGGAAGTTTGACGTAGAATATTCGTTTTCTAACGGTAGATCTACTTCTGCGGCGTAAATATTTTTTTGATGGATAAGAATACTTTGCTTAAGTGGAAATGATTTCTTGATAGAGCCTCAGCATTGCCTGAGTATTTTTATCAACTGAATACTGTTCGGCCAGGGCTCTGGCATTTTTACCTATAAATTTACGCAAGGCGGGATCAAAAAGCGTGTTGATCTTCTCAGCAACTTCTTTGGATGATTCAGGGTTTTCTACAATTAAGCCATTTTGCTCGTGTTGTATGATATCTGATGCACCACAGTGGCGAGTAGTGATGACAGGTAACCCGGATGCCAAGGCTTCCAGATTTGCATTTCCAAATGGTTCATAAATAGAAGGCAGGATAAAAATATCTGCCGCTGAATAATATTTTTCTATTTCAGGTACGGGTTCCTTATAAATAATTTTATCTCTGAGGTTTTCAGGAGCAAACTTGAGGAACTTGTTCCATCTCCCTTTTCCCATTATTAGCAGGTTCCAATCTTCTGATTGTAGGTATTGAGTTGCTTTCAGAAGACCCTTTAATCCTTTCCTTTCAAAGCCTGAGCCTATAAATAATATAAGAATTCTATTATCTGGAATATTTAGTTGTTTCCTAATAGAGCCTCTAAATTTATTTGTATTGTCCGGGTGAAATCGTTTTAAGTCGACACCATTATAGACCACTG is part of the Nitrospinota bacterium genome and encodes:
- a CDS encoding CDGSH iron-sulfur domain-containing protein; this encodes MPYENSPIFTDETPGKKFFCTCGESANKPYCDGSHSAKNTGKSPKEFTIEEARRYVVCDCGRTGNSPFCDGTHSRI
- a CDS encoding glycosyltransferase family 4 protein, with product MKIAIIRQKFVLYGGAEQFVQGYVHQLAEAGHDIHIFATQWSPSNHPNIHLHHVPSYKLNSFIRTLSFARFAAKAVSKEPFDIIQSHEKTWKQDVYRVGDGCHKEWLEQRKRLLPALKGFFLTFNPFHRLILSIERNLFESGQCKKFIAISEMVKKNILKHYNCPQEKISVVYNGVDLKRFHPDNTNKFRGSIRKQLNIPDNRILILFIGSGFERKGLKGLLKATQYLQSEDWNLLIMGKGRWNKFLKFAPENLRDKIIYKEPVPEIEKYYSAADIFILPSIYEPFGNANLEALASGLPVITTRHCGASDIIQHEQNGLIVENPESSKEVAEKINTLFDPALRKFIGKNARALAEQYSVDKNTQAMLRLYQEIIST